The sequence below is a genomic window from Anopheles cruzii chromosome 3, idAnoCruzAS_RS32_06, whole genome shotgun sequence.
GCGGGTTCCCCTGAACAAGGTTCGCCCCGCGATAAGCCCAGCGCGGCCACTCGGGGGAGGGACTTTGCTTCGGAGACCGAATGGCTTCGGCCGACCGATAAGGGGCGCCGTTTTGGGGCGTGTGTCTTATCGATCGTACGATTGGTGCCGTGAACAGGTCTCTAACGGTGCGCTTTCTCTCCTGTCCACCGAAGATGCGACGGATTGCCGAGTTTAAAAAGAGCTACTACCCGCTGATGCACAACCTGTCGCCCGAAGACGAGAAGCTCTCTTTCATCGATCACCGGATCGTGAATGTGCTGACCAATCGGGACCAGAAGGGACGCCGGATACTGATCGTAAACTGTGGTGCCGTCTGGGATCCGAAGGCCGTGTCGACCGATAAGCTGTTCCGGATGTTTTATCTGGTACACCTGGTGGCGCAGCTCGAGCCGGCCACCCAGATCAACGGTGTGGTAATCCTGATGGACTTTGAGAGTCTGTCGCTCAAGCAGGTCCGAGGACTGTCCCCGTCCTTCTCGAAGCTGCTGCTTACGTTTCTACAGGAAGCGGTTCCGTTGCGCATGAAGGAGTTCCACATCCTCAAGCAGCCGTACATCTTCAACATGGTTTGGACACTGTTCAAGCCCTTCATCGGTGATAAGCTCAAGAAACGGGTAAGTGCGCGTGGTCGCGAGCTCAAGCTGTCGAGGCTCTAGCATAGACCTCCTGTTTCTCTCCCTGCCAGTTGTACTTCCACGGGAACGACATGAAGAAGCTCCACAAGCACATCGATCCGGCCGATCTGCCCAAGAACTACGGAGGAACTCGGCCCGCGCTGGACTACGGTTCCCGCGACTGGTATCCCTGTATCGAGAAGTACACCGAGCACGTGCACCACTGGAACAGCTACGGCTTTGCGGCCGGTCCGTGAGTGTCCAGTACCTGCCCAACTTGACTGTGTGGAGAAGAGAGGCCAACGACTACTTACGGGCGGCAGGCAACTAGAGTTAAGGATGCACAACCCCACGTCACCCACCGCATACCCGACGGCAGGGGCGAAGTTCGATTGCCGGCGTGTGGGCGTCCGGGTTATTAGGAACCTCATCGATTCGATGATGATAAGCAATTGCGCGACAAACCTGGTTCTGGTGACTGGCTTAGAGGTTCATCAGATAAGCAGCCGCTGCGGTGCGACACGTTCGAACTTTGCACCCACCACGGTTGAAGGATGAACTTGAACAGATCGTAACAAGAAAAcgggaaccgaaaacgaaactacgccacccggaaacggaagaatGCTGCCAACACGGTAAACCCTATTAGTAATTAGAGAGTGACGCACGCGCATGGGTCACTGCTTCGACGTAAGGGATTTAAGGATAAGAGCGCTTCAATAAACAAGCAAAGGACTAACATCAGACGCCTTACGTTCAATTTTTCGTGATATGACACAAGTGTATGGCGAaagcttaaattaaattgactTTGATTGAACAAACGTGAGTCTCAGATTTGGGTGGGTTCCGATAAGCTGATTAGGGGATTAGTGGCCGTTTTAGTTTGAAAATTCCGACAGGCTAATTATCATCGGCCGGCGGGGATTTGCCTTCAAGGTTAAGGCTAGATGTGGTAGCTCCGTAATGGTTATTTATAAATTACTTAATGACCATTGTGCTATTAATTTCCGTTAGAACTACGGAGTTATCACCgttcaaacaaaataaaacagattGTTTACTATTTATCACATGTCAATCGGTTTACTTTTTCCCGTTtaattgtttactttttaaatttacattGACATTCGGttgtgaaatgtttcaaacgGTTGGCTCCTCGGTGGTAATCTTACGCCTATAGGTATGCTATTCGAAGCGCATTCATTAGTGGgacgcctaaaagtatgctaCAATCTAACACCGTGGTCGATCGTGGCCGTTGGGAACAAATTCAAACCCTGCATTTCGCCGGTCAGGGTTTATGTAACCTCCTGCAATGAGCATCGAACGTGAGATCTTTGTTTTGATACAGCGTCAAGTAATCGATGGCACTGTTTGCCTCCCGAACCATTAACCCGCGcccggtggaaaacaaaatcaacaaactgTCAAATACTGTCAAGCGTCTGCTTTGTACTTGCTGCAAAGTGACATTACGTGAGATACACTGTGGCAGCCACCCAacggatcatcgtcgtcggtcggatcCCGACGTCACAGCGAAGCTTCAGGTGGCCGCTCAAGTGTCTAAATCAACACATCTCCGTATCAGCGGCATCATCGGCAAACGTCCATACTGCTGCCTTCCTGTGGCACTGTCCATCCCGGGCGCCCGCGGATGGCTTCCAAAGTCCACCCCGGGAGCGTCCCTTACCCTTCCCCGCAAAGCATCTTCCTGAAAAGTACCCAAAATAAAGTCACTTCCTGATGCGATTCAATGACCTGTGCGTCGGCACTGCTGATAAGAACCCTGCGCACCGATTCCGAACCGACGAGCGTTTATCAATCGCTAGAAGCTGTCCACTTCGACCGAGTGTTGATGGCCTCCAACGTTAGCGGGATTACGTGTGGGAATCCAGGTCGGGCGCCGGTACGAACTCACTGGACATCGTGCTTTATCTCCCGATGGCTGCCGGGGGCGAACCAAGTCAAGGGGGGCAACCACTCGGGAAAGTTTGAGACGAATCCCCGACGGCTAATCGAATCGGAAACGCCACGGATCGGAACACCACCGGGGGTATCAGTACACAGAGAGGACGCGCACATAAACAACTTTAAAATGGACCCATTCGGTGGCGTACTGATAACGGCCGACCGGGCAGTCAAATGTGTCGGCTCGATTATTAAATCTTCG
It includes:
- the LOC128272245 gene encoding clavesin-1-like, whose amino-acid sequence is MKTAQPPFDIVTDLPSQELLEVSRRELRETPQVREDAILRLRAMLHDTTDLHYADDDEFLLIFLRPCHFYPESALKMMRRIAEFKKSYYPLMHNLSPEDEKLSFIDHRIVNVLTNRDQKGRRILIVNCGAVWDPKAVSTDKLFRMFYLVHLVAQLEPATQINGVVILMDFESLSLKQVRGLSPSFSKLLLTFLQEAVPLRMKEFHILKQPYIFNMVWTLFKPFIGDKLKKRLYFHGNDMKKLHKHIDPADLPKNYGGTRPALDYGSRDWYPCIEKYTEHVHHWNSYGFAAGP